One Drosophila kikkawai strain 14028-0561.14 chromosome 3L, DkikHiC1v2, whole genome shotgun sequence genomic window carries:
- the LOC108083325 gene encoding uncharacterized protein — protein MAFSRHNIEKRRLIELVRLNPILWDCRLPHYKRSDKKKAIKWNELGRLFNVNGERVQRTFTSLREIFRRELNHEKMLGTTRFKSKWEYYDAMGFLKEVIRERKSRERIKPGSVDTAPATTSNNNNNLSRNSSNNNSSTTALDEYQYFAPSDPNNPNNQPQSQVSVQSLKSTSKSNSTAVNIPKQGLSLSQLPAALQQQAQHLQALQLQPDVTLTSISALQSQPPGSPQRMITPTATSVHHTSPAQVLSSSRSCSSSPSIYIKDEPGSPVGGENGDVSENVPEVARKKLATIRPQTKQQLKARLQLPLSKNSTVFATSPPHLIINANNELIDADAGDLDEDLDDFDEDEDGTGRCSPAVDVDMMGIDGRLSAGSSYTGVGGVGERGLGRIHSHSRQVPGPRELLYIKFGDFLSARLNTLQETVANDLMNKILLLIAEK, from the exons ATGGCCTTCTCGCGGCACAACATCGAGAAGCGCCGACTCATCGAGCTAGTGCGCCTGAACCCCATCCTATGGGACTGCCGCCTGCCCCACTACAAGCGCTCTGATAAAAAGAAGGCCATCAAGTGGAATGAACTGGGGCGACTTTTCAACGTAAACGGTGAGCGGGTACAGCGCACCTTCACATCACTCAGGGAGATCTTCCGTCGTGAGCTGAACCATGAGAAGATGCTGGGCACCACGCGCTTCAAGTCCAAATGGGAGTACTACGACGCTATGGGATTCTTGAAGGAGGTCATTCGGGAGCGCAA ATCTCGAGAGCGCATCAAACCAGGATCCGTAGATACCGCTCCTGCCACaacgagcaacaacaacaataatttgaGTCGCaatagcagcaacaataacagcagTACCACGGCTCTAGATGAGTATCAGTACTTTGCACCCAGCGACCCCAACAACCCGAATAACCAGCCACAGTCACAGGTCTCGGTCCAAAGTCTCAAGTCAACGTCCAAGAGCAACTCGACTGCAGTAAATATTCCAAAGCAGGGTCTGAGCCTCAGCCAGTTGCCCGCCGCTCTTCAGCAGCAGGCTCAACACCTTCAGGCGCTTCAGCTGCAGCCGGACGTGACGCTGACCTCAATAAGCGCGCTCCAGAGCCAGCCTCCAGGTAGTCCGCAACGCATGATTACCCCTACGGCAACGTCTGTACATCACACCTCGCCCGCCCAAGTATTGTCCAGCTCGCGCTCATGCAGCTCATCGCCATCCATTTACATCAAGGACGAGCCGGGCTCTCCTGTAGGTGGAGAAAATGGGGATGTTTCCGAAAACGTGCCAGAGGTGGCAAGGAAAAAGCTAGCCACTATTCGGCCCCAGACCAAGCAACAGCTCAAGGCTCGCTTGCAATTACCTCTCTCTAAGAACTCAACGGTGTTTGCAACGTCGCCGCCCCATCTGATCATCAACGCCAACAACGAGTTGATTGACGCTGACGCCGGAGATCTGGACGAGGATCTAGACGACTTcgatgaagatgaagatggGACCGGACGCTGTTCGCCTGCAGTGGACGTAGACATGATGGGTATCGATGGCCGGCTCTCGGCTGGAAGCAGCTACACTGGAGTAGGCGGGGTCGGAGAACGAGGGCTTGGGCGAATCCATTCGCACTCGCGTCAGGTGCCCGGTCCCAGAGAGTTGCTCTACATAAAGTTTGGCGACTTCCTCTCAGCCCGACTGAACACCTTACAAGAGACTGTGGCCAACGACCTGATGAACAAGATTTTGCTGCTCATCGCAGAGAAGTAA